The genome window TCAGTGCCCAAACTCTTCAAGTTCGGCTAAAGTAACTAGCAGCCCGGTAGATGCTGCTGCATTAGGTACTTATTCACAAAATTCATAGCATCAGCATCAATGTCGTCAAGGTGATTCATTGTTGTGCTCTGCATCTGTTTTTCACCTCATCAATGAAAGTTTGCATGTTCCTGTCAGAGGAACCACCGTCTGCAATTGCTTCCTCCGCCGCTAGTTTCCACTTCAATGCGTTGCTCTTCAAATCCTTTGCCTTCAGCCCTAACGTTGCTTCCACAAAGCATTTTGCCACCTCCTCTTTTGGAGTTATCCCTTTTTTGCCCTTTCCACGGCCCATTCTCAAGCCGGTTTTGAACACATCGACCAAGTAAACAGCATTTGTCACTTGATCGCCCCATTGAGGGAACGCAATGATGGGCACACCACATGAAAGCGTCTCCAACACCGAGTTCCAACCGCAATGCGACATGAAGCAGGAAATTGAAGGGTGGGTCAGCACTTTCACTTGCGGACTCCATAGCAAGATCTTGCCATTGTCACCCACTTTCTCCAAAAACCCTTCAGGCAAAGTGTGGAATGGAAGGCCAAACTCCTTTGCTGGTGGTTTCATTACCCACAAGAATGAGATACCAGTGGCTAACAGCGCCTTAGCTATTTCATCCACTTGTTCTTGTTTCAAGTAAACAACGGTACCAAACGAGATGTATATCACTGAGGAGGCCGGTTTGGAGTCGAGCCACTCGATGCAGTCGTCGGGTTTCATCATGTCACAACGGATCGTGCTGTTTGGTACTTCCGGGTATTTGACCAATGGACCAACAGTCTTTATAAGGCAAAATTTGGACATGTATTCAACTATTTCAGGTTCTAGTTCCTGGAAAGTGTCTATTAATACACAAAATGGCTTATCAAGTTTCTTAAATTGACCAAGAATGGCGGTCCTCAAGAAAGCAAAAGGAGTTGAAGGGCGCAAATAGCTAGGAACTTCATCGTGCTTGAGAAGTGGCATGGACGGCAACTGAACATCAATTTCAGGATCAGTTTCAGTAGGAAACGGCACTAACCCATGATTGTAATGGTAATAGGCGGCGAAACACGCGCAAGACTGCACCCAAAGCATTGCTGAAGGGATGCCGAGACTTTCAGCAACATCAGATGCCCAAGGAATGTAAGGGTTGTTGATTAAGCAAGAAACGGGACGGTTTTGCTCGGCGTATCTCTTGATCATCGCTGAAATCGCTGGTTTGCCTGCGAGCTCCAGTTGGTGCATGTATTGGTCGAGGTGTGCGCGTCTCGGGTCGTCGTCGTCCCAACCATCCTGGAACGATTCAAATCGGAGAAAGCCATCGCCCACAGGGATAAGCTGGTCGTCAGTGATGTTGTTGGCTTTAGCCATCTGTTTGCCGAAGACTTTGGGGGTAGATAGTGTGATAAGCAAACCCTTGGAGGCAAGGCGCTTGCCGAGTCTAAGTAGAGGGTTTACATGGCCTTGGGCTGGAAATGAAACAAGAAACGCATGAAGCAGAGGCTCAGTTCTCATTCTACGcttaaaagaagagaaagatgccAATTATCTATTGAGCAATGTATGGAGGAATGAAATGGtagtgtgtgtgtatatatatacacacataatgatttatttcaagatataatatttttaatattttttaaaatttatatatttttgtaatttttacatttttacattttcttaattttttttataaattttataataattttcaaatttctaatatttttataatttcttatagttcatttaataattttattatttttaccattttaaaaaaattctagcatatttttaattttttaaacaattatatttatttatttcgatcCCCACTCATGGGAATGAAGCACATTTCATAGCCAGCCGTTTACCTTTTCGGAGAGCACTTGCAATGAGAGCATTAATTACTACTGTCGGCTATGATACGCTAACAatgacaaatatatatatatttataatttatttattttttaaatttttataattttaaaggttttttaggttttttttcgATGATGGCATCATTGCAGCATCAGTGTAGGCCACAGataattttatgattggttGGATATCACaacatctttttttttgaacGTCCAAAGGACTGAACCGAAAGCTTTTGATAAAGTTAAAGATTGAACTGAGAACATCTAATAATGTTAGGGATTGAAATAAGCCAATTTAGGGGACAAATAGACATGTCCATGGGTCGAGCCACCCGGCCTAGCTTGAAGGCCAACCCGAAAAGTGGAagggtttgagtaaaaatgtaGACCCAAAAAataggcttgggcaaaaaaatatgGTTCATTTAGAAAATGAATCAGGCCTTGAGTAAGGCTTTTTTGGCTCTAAGCCCGGCCTGGACCGAATatgcaaaaaatatatatatatttactgttttgttgttattttcttattgtttttttctcactattttgctaccatttcactattatgttagctactattttgttattattttgttataagtcttgttttattgttaattttgttacaattttagaggcatttacttgttaagttgcgattatcttagtgttatttaagtatatatatttttaatttgtttttaatttgttaggaaatatttattttaatacttttaatatttttgatgtattatatttttaaaaaatttatataaaaaaattaatacgggtgCCTCGAGCCctgaatttaacattttaatccGGGCGGagcttagacaaaattttaggctcatttttGAGCCGAACCCAGATCTAGCAAACgagcttaaatttttttgttgggCTCgatccatgaacacctctaggaCAAAGGAAGAAAAGCGGTatacgtaaaaaaaaaaaaaaaaaactacaggTTGCATTAAACTTTTCTTAATATGAGATTAATATACTTACCTACTTCTTTAAAGCCATAGAatggaaaagagagaaaattggcATTTTAAACTTCACTTATTAACGAAGAGACGTGGGGAATGACTGGGTGCAAACCAATTTTTTCTCCCAAAGGATACATAGTTGATGTTTCTGGATACTATGTGTATGTGTGTTCCCTTCTTCAGGTGGGATAAAATGACAAATATAAGCTCAATTATCAACTTCAATTAGCTTCTTAAGACGTATTTATGTATCTGTTATGTTACGTATGTATGATAATAGATTCTTAAGGTTTCTCTACGTAAGATGTGAGCATATTGGAGCATATAACAAATTAGGCCATTGAGATGGTGATGTGGTATGAATTATGAGCTAGATTACTTATCGAGCGAATgaatacatttaaatttaaattcgtTTAAGTGCATAATGTCCTTTACTTTAAACTTAAGTTTGTTTACTTTACTCATATATATAGTGGCGGAGCCGCTATGAGACCACGGGGTCATGACCCCTCAAGGTCtaagatttttcaattttcccaTTACGGCGCTCCCAAATATAGAAGTAGGcccttcaatattttttatactattaaaataatattaaaaaattataagcaAAATGTTCCAAATCATCTGACATTACAGAATCTGTCCATAATTTTTTACCTTTGTCAAGGATTAACAAAGATATATTAAGGCCTATATGTTTTGCACTTAAAATTGTGTTTCTTACTATAGAAAGATGAAACTTTTTAACAAACCTCTCAGGTTtgatgttgttgttttttttctttttattaaacaaattttcactTAAGATGATGTGCTTCATGTTATACAATTATAGGTAATTTGGGTGTTTGAAGTAAACTCCTAAAGTCTTCATTATAGGAGTTGGTTTTCTACATGCATGTGGGCACTATTTGTTTGCAATGCCTTTTGGTGTAGTCTGGGTTTTGtaggttttgatattattttggtGTTATATGCCATAAAGAGTCTTATGGTTGGGCTTTATTTAAATCTTTAATATTTGTATCTTTCTATTGAGAAATAAGATGTATGTGACTTTGAGATAGAAATGAAATTTCTAAGAAAAGGGATAATtatggaaatttgattaaaatttgtagGTTATGGTAATATATTTGAGTGgttgataaataattaaaggggtaaactatcaaaatagtcacttttgtttatcccagattacattttagtcacttatgtttgaaatgttatgttttagtaaCTTACGTTAACGTGTTGTAGCATTTTAGTTACggagccgttaattgtcgttaatggtgtaacggtaatctggcgtggcacgttaaattatcatttcaaacaaaaattttaggttaaattatacaattggtccccatattttttctttttgagcaatttaatttttttcttttttgttgttttaattatcttttttttccctttgtttttcattctcttctgcttcttccTCTGtctttctccatctcttttaatgtagtttttctatgttttcatttgttaaaactaaaggggaaaaagaaaaattaaattgttcaaaaataaaagtatagggactaattttaacaaataaaaacatgaaaaaaaaactacgttaaaagagatGAAGTAAACAAatggagaagcagaagagaatgaaaaataaagaaaaaaaagtttaaaacatataaatggaaaaattaaattgctcaaaatgaaaaaatatgggaaccaattgtataatttaacctaaaatttttatttaaaatgatgatttaacgtgccacatcagcttATCGTTACACCGTTAAAGGCAGtcaacggctcagtgactaaaatgttacaacatattaacataagtgactaaaatgtaacaataTTTCAAGCATaggtgactaaaatataatatgaggtaaacaaaagtcactattttgataatttaccataattaaaaatattaaaaatgcagAACAAATTGATGGTTCACTCATCTGATTTTGATTTGTAAtgctttttacttaaaattttagaagttgtattttattttatttgtataggTAACCGATTTTTATTGGATTGAGTGATAAGAAGtttgatattgtttttaaataaaattttcggTAAAATCTCCATTAGGTT of Gossypium raimondii isolate GPD5lz chromosome 3, ASM2569854v1, whole genome shotgun sequence contains these proteins:
- the LOC105795213 gene encoding gallate 1-beta-glucosyltransferase 84A24-like; its protein translation is MRTEPLLHAFLVSFPAQGHVNPLLRLGKRLASKGLLITLSTPKVFGKQMAKANNITDDQLIPVGDGFLRFESFQDGWDDDDPRRAHLDQYMHQLELAGKPAISAMIKRYAEQNRPVSCLINNPYIPWASDVAESLGIPSAMLWVQSCACFAAYYHYNHGLVPFPTETDPEIDVQLPSMPLLKHDEVPSYLRPSTPFAFLRTAILGQFKKLDKPFCVLIDTFQELEPEIVEYMSKFCLIKTVGPLVKYPEVPNSTIRCDMMKPDDCIEWLDSKPASSVIYISFGTVVYLKQEQVDEIAKALLATGISFLWVMKPPAKEFGLPFHTLPEGFLEKVGDNGKILLWSPQVKVLTHPSISCFMSHCGWNSVLETLSCGVPIIAFPQWGDQVTNAVYLVDVFKTGLRMGRGKGKKGITPKEEVAKCFVEATLGLKAKDLKSNALKWKLAAEEAIADGGSSDRNMQTFIDEVKNRCRAQQ